A genomic window from Gammaproteobacteria bacterium includes:
- a CDS encoding uracil-DNA glycosylase, translating to MDTLQQQYLQALGIQTWELKLTPETGVDDSCKVSARAHSLESIQSPVAVPEPQRESVPRSSPNSPPADWKTLQYRVQHCDKCSLHQNRTQAVFGVGDMQARWMVIGEAPGADEDLQGEPFVGRAGQLLNEMLLAMGLKREQVYIANILKCRPPNNRDPRPEEVQQCEGYLQAQIQLIQPRLILALGRIAAQNLLRTDTAVGRLRKQRFEYCDIPVIVTYHPAYLLRSGKEKRKAWQDLLYAMQVYRSLEKKELEQQGLLQ from the coding sequence GTGGATACATTGCAGCAACAATATCTTCAAGCGCTGGGCATACAGACCTGGGAACTGAAGCTCACTCCGGAGACGGGTGTGGATGACAGTTGCAAGGTTTCGGCGCGGGCACACTCCCTGGAGTCAATCCAGAGTCCGGTCGCTGTGCCGGAGCCGCAAAGGGAATCTGTACCGCGATCATCCCCGAACTCGCCCCCGGCGGACTGGAAAACTCTGCAGTACCGGGTGCAACACTGTGATAAGTGCTCTTTACACCAAAATCGCACCCAGGCCGTATTTGGGGTAGGGGACATGCAAGCTCGTTGGATGGTTATCGGCGAAGCTCCCGGAGCCGATGAGGATCTTCAGGGGGAGCCCTTTGTGGGGCGGGCGGGGCAACTGCTGAATGAAATGTTGCTCGCCATGGGGTTGAAACGAGAGCAAGTATATATTGCCAATATCCTCAAATGTCGTCCGCCGAATAACCGTGATCCACGCCCCGAAGAGGTGCAGCAGTGTGAAGGCTATTTGCAGGCGCAAATTCAGTTGATTCAACCCCGATTGATCCTGGCATTAGGTCGTATTGCGGCGCAAAATTTGTTGCGCACTGACACGGCCGTGGGGCGATTGCGCAAACAACGCTTTGAATATTGTGATATACCCGTGATTGTAACTTACCATCCGGCCTATTTGCTGCGCTCCGGTAAAGAGAAACGTAAAGCCTGGCAGGACTTATTATATGCCATGCAGGTGTATCGAAGCTTGGAGAAAAAGGAATTGGAACAACAGGGGTTGCTGCAGTGA
- the rimI gene encoding ribosomal protein S18-alanine N-acetyltransferase yields the protein MSAVMQQPSFDVRPMQAGDVIAVMDIEMQMYAFPWTRQIFLDCLRVGYDCLVGEHDGEVAGYAIMSSGAGEAHLLNLCTRTEQQRRGLGETLLRRVIALAKSKQVDSLFLEVRPSNHAALHLYSKIGFNQVGLRKNYYPTSHGREDAVILAYAID from the coding sequence GTGAGCGCCGTTATGCAGCAGCCAAGCTTTGATGTACGGCCTATGCAGGCAGGTGATGTGATTGCCGTTATGGATATCGAAATGCAGATGTATGCTTTTCCCTGGACCCGGCAGATTTTTCTGGATTGCCTGCGCGTGGGCTACGATTGCCTGGTGGGGGAGCATGACGGCGAGGTGGCCGGCTATGCCATTATGTCCAGTGGCGCGGGCGAGGCGCATTTGCTGAATCTGTGCACCCGCACAGAGCAGCAGCGGCGTGGACTGGGTGAAACCTTGTTACGGCGCGTGATTGCATTAGCGAAATCCAAACAAGTGGATTCACTGTTTTTAGAAGTCAGACCTTCCAATCATGCGGCCCTGCATCTGTACAGTAAAATAGGCTTTAATCAGGTGGGACTGCGTAAAAATTACTATCCCACTTCTCACGGGCGCGAAGACGCGGTGATTTTGGCATACGCCATCGACTAA
- the miaA gene encoding tRNA (adenosine(37)-N6)-dimethylallyltransferase MiaA has product MGPTASGKTALAFELVQQLPCEIISVDSALVYRGMDIGTAKPDARLLQQAPHRLIDICDPSETYSAARFRQDALLAMEEIQRAGKIPLLVGGTFLYFRALEQGLSPLPQANAQVRQKIEQWAQQQGWEQVHRRLRQVDPEAAQRIHPNDPQRIQRALEVYEITGMSMSELMAKGRDDAPPYNISKIVVAPQDRTVLHERIAARLNIMMQQGFIEEVQGLWERGDLNAELPSMRAVGYRQVWQYLQGELERVQLEEKILFATRQYAKRQLTWLRSEANAQWFDPTEQEILPNVLKKLRFDTIF; this is encoded by the coding sequence ATGGGTCCAACGGCCTCGGGGAAAACTGCGTTGGCATTTGAGTTGGTGCAGCAACTACCCTGTGAGATTATCAGTGTCGACTCAGCTTTGGTGTATCGGGGTATGGATATCGGTACGGCCAAACCGGATGCCCGCTTGCTACAACAGGCCCCGCACCGGCTTATTGATATTTGTGATCCTTCAGAAACTTATTCCGCCGCTCGGTTTCGTCAGGATGCTTTACTGGCCATGGAGGAAATACAGCGAGCGGGTAAGATTCCCCTGTTGGTGGGCGGGACTTTTCTGTATTTTCGGGCTTTGGAGCAAGGCCTGTCTCCCTTACCGCAAGCGAATGCTCAGGTGCGTCAGAAAATCGAACAGTGGGCGCAACAACAGGGATGGGAGCAGGTACACCGGCGTTTGCGTCAAGTGGACCCGGAGGCGGCACAACGGATCCATCCCAATGACCCACAACGAATCCAGCGCGCTTTGGAAGTTTATGAGATCACCGGAATGTCTATGAGTGAACTGATGGCCAAAGGCAGGGATGACGCTCCTCCATATAACATCAGTAAAATAGTCGTCGCGCCGCAGGATCGAACCGTGCTGCATGAACGTATCGCTGCACGTCTTAACATTATGATGCAACAGGGGTTTATTGAAGAAGTTCAAGGCCTGTGGGAGCGAGGTGATCTGAACGCGGAACTGCCGTCCATGCGCGCTGTCGGATATCGGCAGGTATGGCAATATTTGCAGGGCGAATTAGAGCGTGTCCAGCTCGAGGAAAAAATCCTGTTTGCAACCCGCCAATACGCCAAACGGCAGTTAACCTGGTTGCGTTCTGAGGCCAATGCCCAGTGGTTTGACCCCACTGAGCAAGAAATTTTACCAAATGTATTGAAAAAGTTGAGATTCGACACCATTTTTTGA
- the hfq gene encoding RNA chaperone Hfq translates to MPKGQSLQDPFLNALRKERVPVAIYLVNGIKLQGQIDSFDQFVVLLKNSVSQMVYKHAISTVVPARNVKLPASETNSEPRSS, encoded by the coding sequence ATGCCAAAAGGGCAATCACTACAAGACCCTTTCTTAAATGCTCTGAGAAAAGAACGAGTACCCGTGGCGATCTATCTCGTTAACGGCATTAAACTACAAGGGCAAATTGATTCGTTTGATCAATTCGTAGTACTTCTGAAGAACAGCGTTAGTCAAATGGTGTATAAACATGCAATTTCAACAGTGGTTCCGGCACGTAATGTTAAGTTGCCAGCCAGCGAAACCAATTCAGAACCAAGAAGTTCATAA
- the hflX gene encoding GTPase HflX translates to MFERPQSGERAILVHINFSSNSGDEQIQEFRELAVSAGATPVAVVTGSRRTPEPKYLIGAAKAEEVAVLLKSENADLVLVDHELTPAQERNLERLLQCQVLDRSGLILDIFAQRASSHAGRLQVELAQLQHLSTRLVRGWTHLERQKGGIGLRGPGETQLETDRRLIGVRIKQLKKRLQKVQNSRHQGRRARQKAEIPTVSLVGYTNAGKSTLFNRMTSSAVYAADQLFATLDPTLRRVPLDYGDSIILADTVGFIRQLPHDLVEAFKSTLEETREAALLLHVVDAGDVNYKDNIDQVNLVLEEIGADAVRQIEVYNKIDCLEQSEPRIDRDADGKIKRVWLSAATGNGVDLLQQALKEEFNRQVQTTWVKFPVEAGDIRAHLYRNGQVHNERMSGTDLLLQVTIDSKELENITSVMGVISLLDGEDEQKAASNGCG, encoded by the coding sequence TTGTTTGAGCGCCCCCAATCGGGTGAACGAGCGATACTTGTCCATATCAATTTTTCATCCAATTCCGGTGATGAACAAATTCAGGAGTTTCGAGAACTGGCTGTATCAGCAGGTGCCACGCCTGTTGCTGTGGTGACAGGTTCTCGTCGTACCCCGGAACCCAAGTATTTAATCGGAGCCGCCAAAGCCGAAGAGGTGGCGGTGTTACTGAAAAGTGAAAATGCCGATTTGGTACTGGTGGATCATGAGCTGACACCGGCTCAGGAACGTAATCTGGAACGTCTGTTACAGTGCCAGGTATTGGATCGCAGCGGATTGATATTGGACATATTTGCTCAAAGAGCCTCGTCCCATGCGGGTCGTCTGCAAGTTGAGCTGGCGCAACTGCAACACCTATCTACGCGCTTGGTTCGCGGATGGACTCACTTGGAACGCCAAAAGGGTGGTATAGGTTTGCGTGGTCCGGGGGAAACCCAGTTGGAAACGGACCGACGTCTTATCGGCGTACGTATAAAACAACTGAAAAAGCGCTTACAAAAAGTACAAAATAGTCGGCACCAGGGGCGCAGAGCCCGTCAAAAGGCAGAAATTCCCACCGTGTCTTTGGTTGGGTATACCAATGCCGGTAAATCCACATTGTTTAATCGTATGACCAGCTCTGCCGTGTATGCGGCTGATCAATTGTTCGCCACATTGGATCCCACTTTGCGGCGTGTGCCTCTGGACTATGGCGATTCCATTATACTGGCGGATACGGTAGGTTTTATTCGACAACTCCCCCATGATCTGGTGGAAGCGTTTAAATCCACCCTGGAAGAAACCCGCGAGGCGGCTTTATTGCTGCACGTGGTTGACGCCGGCGATGTTAACTACAAAGATAATATAGATCAGGTGAATTTGGTGCTGGAGGAAATCGGCGCTGATGCCGTGCGTCAGATCGAGGTGTACAATAAGATAGACTGTCTGGAACAAAGCGAACCCCGAATTGACCGGGATGCGGATGGTAAGATCAAGCGAGTGTGGTTATCTGCGGCGACCGGCAATGGAGTGGATTTATTGCAACAAGCTTTAAAGGAAGAATTTAACCGTCAAGTGCAAACCACTTGGGTCAAGTTTCCAGTAGAAGCCGGCGATATACGCGCCCATTTGTATCGAAACGGTCAAGTGCACAACGAAAGAATGAGTGGTACAGACTTGTTGTTACAGGTCACCATAGACAGTAAGGAATTGGAAAATATCACCTCAGTAATGGGTGTAATTTCCTTGTTGGACGGCGAAGATGAACAAAAAGCCGCATCAAACGGTTGCGGCTAA
- the hflK gene encoding FtsH protease activity modulator HflK, whose protein sequence is MAWNEPGGSGKKDPWGNGGGDQGPPDLDEVVKKMQEKFGALFGGGKGRGQSGSSSGKGGSIGLGAIILLAAAIWGASGIYIIDEGRRGVVLQFGAYKETTLPGPHWFPRFIQSVEVVDIQNIRSATIGYRSGSGSGSGSGSSRQSNIGRESLMLTKDENIVDIKMAVQYKVKSASDYLFKVTEPDITLRQATESAVREIIGGNNMDFVLTEGRTEIASKAHALTQEILDRYNTGLEITSVNMQDAQPPEQVQAAFEDAVKAREDNVRAINKAQAHANEVLPKARGNAAVLVAEAKAYRDKVILEAQGEANRFLKILEEYKRAPQVTRKRLYLESVETVMTNATKIMVDVKGGNNLMYLPLDRLMDQNVRSQISQTPVIVEEEPVKVERRRERRRRGER, encoded by the coding sequence ATGGCCTGGAATGAGCCGGGAGGTTCTGGAAAAAAAGACCCTTGGGGTAATGGCGGTGGAGATCAGGGACCGCCAGACCTTGATGAGGTTGTAAAAAAAATGCAGGAGAAATTCGGTGCCTTATTTGGTGGTGGCAAAGGCCGCGGTCAATCCGGTTCGAGTTCCGGTAAGGGGGGGTCCATTGGTTTGGGCGCCATCATACTTCTTGCTGCAGCTATCTGGGGGGCTTCCGGAATCTACATCATCGACGAGGGTCGCCGTGGTGTGGTATTGCAGTTCGGTGCTTATAAAGAAACCACTTTACCTGGGCCGCATTGGTTCCCACGTTTTATTCAAAGCGTGGAAGTGGTGGATATCCAGAATATCCGCAGTGCCACCATTGGTTATCGCAGTGGTTCCGGATCCGGATCCGGGTCCGGATCTTCGCGCCAGTCCAATATTGGACGCGAGTCACTCATGCTCACCAAAGACGAAAACATTGTTGATATTAAAATGGCAGTGCAATACAAGGTGAAAAGTGCCAGTGATTATCTGTTTAAAGTGACCGAGCCCGATATCACGCTACGCCAGGCCACTGAAAGTGCTGTGCGTGAAATTATCGGTGGCAATAATATGGACTTTGTTCTGACCGAAGGCCGAACTGAAATCGCCTCGAAAGCACATGCGCTTACTCAGGAAATTCTGGATCGCTACAACACCGGATTGGAAATCACCAGTGTCAATATGCAGGATGCCCAACCACCTGAGCAGGTGCAAGCCGCGTTTGAAGATGCCGTAAAAGCTCGTGAGGATAATGTGCGAGCCATCAATAAAGCTCAGGCCCATGCCAATGAGGTCTTGCCTAAGGCCCGAGGTAATGCGGCGGTGTTGGTTGCGGAAGCCAAGGCTTATCGGGATAAAGTTATCCTGGAAGCCCAGGGTGAAGCCAATCGCTTCCTGAAGATACTGGAGGAATACAAGCGGGCGCCTCAGGTAACCCGGAAACGTCTATACCTGGAATCCGTGGAAACCGTCATGACGAATGCCACCAAAATCATGGTGGATGTGAAAGGCGGCAATAACCTGATGTATCTGCCTTTGGATCGACTGATGGATCAAAATGTAAGGTCTCAGATATCACAAACGCCGGTGATTGTAGAAGAGGAGCCCGTGAAAGTGGAACGGCGCCGTGAACGCCGACGCCGGGGGGAAAGATAA
- the hflC gene encoding protease modulator HflC, whose product MAQLKMLGGFIAVAILLVASFAVFIVDERDKVILFRLGEIVKTDFAPGLYFKMPFVNNVRKFDSRIQTLDAKPERYLTSEKKNVIVDSFVKWRINNVSSYYTTTGGDALRANERLSQFIKDGLRGEFGKRTIQEVISGERKEIMDLINAEANKLAETFGIEVVDVRIKRVDLAENVSASVYSRMEAERERVAKDYRARGREEAEKIKAEANREATIIEATAFKEAETLKGDGDAKASKIYADAYKKDAEFYSLYRSLNAYKTTFADKNDVLVIEPNSEFFKYFK is encoded by the coding sequence ATGGCACAACTTAAAATGTTAGGCGGGTTTATTGCGGTGGCAATTTTGCTGGTTGCTTCCTTTGCCGTGTTCATTGTTGACGAGCGTGACAAAGTTATATTGTTCCGTTTGGGGGAAATTGTTAAAACCGATTTCGCTCCGGGCTTGTACTTTAAAATGCCCTTTGTGAACAATGTGCGCAAGTTTGACTCCCGGATTCAAACCCTGGATGCCAAACCGGAGCGTTATTTAACCAGTGAGAAAAAGAACGTCATCGTGGATTCTTTTGTCAAATGGCGCATTAATAATGTTTCCAGCTATTACACCACCACCGGTGGTGATGCCCTGCGAGCCAACGAACGATTGTCACAGTTTATTAAAGACGGCTTACGCGGCGAGTTTGGTAAACGTACCATCCAGGAAGTGATTTCCGGGGAACGTAAAGAAATCATGGATTTGATTAACGCAGAAGCGAACAAACTGGCCGAAACCTTCGGTATCGAAGTGGTGGATGTTCGCATCAAACGGGTGGACTTGGCTGAAAACGTCAGCGCCTCCGTTTACAGTCGAATGGAAGCGGAGCGTGAGCGTGTTGCCAAGGACTATCGAGCCCGAGGTCGGGAAGAGGCGGAAAAAATCAAGGCTGAAGCCAATCGTGAGGCGACCATCATTGAGGCTACCGCATTCAAAGAAGCCGAGACCCTCAAAGGTGACGGAGACGCCAAGGCTTCCAAGATTTATGCTGACGCTTACAAGAAAGACGCAGAGTTTTATTCCCTGTATCGAAGTTTGAACGCCTACAAGACCACCTTCGCCGATAAAAATGACGTATTGGTCATAGAGCCCAACTCTGAGTTTTTTAAGTACTTTAAATAA
- a CDS encoding ATP phosphoribosyltransferase regulatory subunit — translation MKDDRWILPEGIEELLPEDARRLELLRRQLLDLMHNWGYDIVMPPFVEYIESLLTSMGTELDLQTFKLLDQKTGRTMGIRADMTTQVARIDAHRLRRNEPTRLCYMGTVLRARSDEFASSRSLIQIGAELYGHAGVESDAEMLCLMLEVLAFAGIQSYVDIGHVGIFQGLATQAALDKEQKDFLFNALQRKAVPEIDAYLHQLSLQQDHRDMLAALAWLNGGTEVFELARQKLSAATAEVKQAISEMEQVAQLVSARHPQIPLHYDFAEVRGIKYHTGVVFAAYHPDLGQALAQGGRYDDIGKTFGRARPATGFSADLRTLMRLGSSEPSTKNAIFAPAGSDPALLKKIADLRASGQRVVQQLPGQTGGAKELQCDQVLELIEGEWVLR, via the coding sequence ATGAAAGATGATCGTTGGATATTGCCGGAAGGCATAGAAGAGTTGTTACCCGAGGACGCCCGGCGTCTGGAGCTGTTACGACGGCAACTGCTGGATCTCATGCACAATTGGGGTTACGACATCGTCATGCCGCCCTTCGTGGAGTATATCGAATCCCTACTCACCAGTATGGGTACCGAACTGGATCTGCAAACCTTCAAACTTCTGGACCAGAAAACCGGCCGTACCATGGGTATTCGGGCCGATATGACCACTCAAGTGGCCCGTATTGATGCGCATCGATTGCGTCGGAATGAACCGACCCGGCTTTGTTATATGGGTACCGTATTACGCGCCCGCAGTGATGAATTTGCCAGTTCTCGAAGCCTGATCCAAATTGGCGCGGAGTTGTATGGCCACGCGGGTGTTGAGAGCGATGCGGAAATGCTGTGCTTGATGTTAGAGGTGCTGGCTTTTGCGGGTATCCAAAGCTATGTGGATATTGGGCATGTGGGAATTTTTCAGGGCCTGGCTACACAGGCGGCTTTGGATAAAGAACAAAAAGATTTTTTATTCAATGCCTTGCAGCGAAAAGCGGTGCCGGAGATTGACGCCTATTTACATCAACTGTCATTGCAGCAAGACCACCGCGACATGTTGGCCGCTTTGGCCTGGCTCAATGGAGGCACCGAAGTCTTTGAGTTGGCACGGCAAAAGCTCAGCGCCGCCACTGCAGAGGTAAAACAGGCGATAAGCGAAATGGAGCAGGTCGCTCAACTGGTCAGTGCCCGCCATCCCCAAATTCCCTTACACTATGATTTTGCAGAGGTTCGCGGGATTAAATACCACACCGGTGTTGTTTTTGCCGCCTATCATCCGGATTTAGGACAGGCTCTGGCCCAAGGCGGCCGTTACGACGACATTGGTAAAACCTTTGGCCGGGCTCGGCCCGCCACCGGATTTAGTGCCGATTTACGCACATTAATGCGCCTGGGGTCATCGGAACCCAGCACAAAAAATGCTATATTTGCCCCCGCGGGATCGGACCCCGCACTGTTGAAAAAAATAGCGGACTTGCGAGCCTCCGGACAACGAGTGGTGCAGCAATTGCCCGGCCAGACGGGAGGAGCTAAGGAACTGCAGTGCGATCAGGTTTTGGAGTTAATCGAAGGGGAGTGGGTGCTGCGTTAG
- a CDS encoding adenylosuccinate synthase, translated as MGKNVVVIGTQWGDEGKGKVVDLLTDRAGAVVRFQGGHNAGHTLVINGEKTILHLIPSGILRDNVQCYIGNGVVVDPKALVEEIEMLEQRQVPVMSRLKISEACPLILPYHVALDHAREIARGKSAIGTTGRGIGPAYEDKVSRRGLRVGDMLHRERFAAKLGEVLDYHNFALQNYYKVEAVDFQKVLDDTLALAERISPLVADVPEDLYQMQQRGEGILFEGAQGALLDIDHGTYPYVTSSNTTAGNAATGSGVGPARFDYILGITKAYTTRVGSGPFPTELDDAHGRHLAEKGHEFGSTTGRARRCGWFDAVALRRSNQINSVSGLCITKLDVLDGLETIRLCIGYKYNGAERQTPPVGEEAIAACEPVYTDMPGWTESTVGIKNYNDLPDNAKAYLKRIEEITETPIDIISTGPDRNETIVLRHPFEA; from the coding sequence ATGGGTAAAAATGTAGTGGTAATCGGCACCCAGTGGGGGGATGAAGGTAAAGGTAAGGTGGTGGATTTGCTCACCGATCGAGCCGGAGCCGTGGTACGTTTTCAGGGGGGCCATAATGCCGGACATACCCTGGTGATTAATGGTGAAAAAACCATTTTGCACCTGATTCCCTCAGGAATTTTGCGTGACAATGTGCAATGTTATATTGGCAACGGTGTGGTGGTTGACCCTAAAGCTCTGGTGGAAGAAATCGAGATGCTGGAGCAACGTCAAGTTCCGGTAATGTCTCGCCTGAAAATCAGCGAAGCCTGCCCCTTGATCCTGCCCTACCATGTGGCTCTGGACCATGCCCGTGAGATTGCCCGTGGTAAATCCGCTATCGGTACTACCGGACGGGGTATTGGCCCTGCCTACGAGGACAAAGTCTCCCGTCGCGGTTTGCGTGTGGGGGATATGCTGCATAGAGAGCGGTTTGCCGCTAAGCTGGGCGAAGTTCTGGATTATCACAATTTTGCCCTGCAGAATTATTACAAAGTTGAAGCCGTGGATTTCCAAAAAGTGTTGGATGACACCCTGGCCCTGGCCGAACGCATCAGCCCATTGGTTGCTGATGTACCGGAAGACCTGTATCAAATGCAACAACGTGGCGAAGGCATTTTGTTCGAAGGGGCTCAGGGCGCCTTGTTGGACATTGATCACGGTACTTATCCATATGTAACTTCATCCAACACCACCGCAGGCAATGCCGCCACCGGCAGTGGCGTGGGCCCGGCCCGCTTTGACTATATTTTGGGAATCACCAAAGCCTATACCACAAGGGTAGGCTCCGGCCCGTTTCCTACCGAATTGGATGACGCCCACGGCCGCCACCTGGCAGAAAAGGGCCACGAGTTTGGGTCAACCACCGGACGTGCCCGGCGTTGCGGTTGGTTCGATGCGGTAGCCCTGCGGCGCTCCAATCAAATCAACAGCGTATCCGGTCTGTGCATCACCAAGTTGGATGTGCTGGATGGTCTGGAGACCATTCGTCTGTGTATCGGTTATAAATACAATGGCGCCGAACGCCAAACCCCGCCCGTCGGCGAAGAAGCCATTGCCGCCTGCGAACCCGTCTACACCGATATGCCGGGTTGGACCGAATCCACCGTTGGCATCAAAAACTACAACGATTTACCCGACAATGCCAAAGCGTACCTGAAACGCATCGAAGAAATCACCGAGACACCCATCGATATTATTTCTACCGGGCCGGACCGAAACGAGACCATCGTATTGCGACATCCGTTTGAGGCGTAG
- a CDS encoding sulfite exporter TauE/SafE family protein: MMIELAILTLAGLAIATVAMAMGIGAGILWTPLLILGYGFSPQEAVATSLMIQVAGTGSGTIAYLRAGLVEKKLTGIFILCALPGVILGGFLSFKLSQEVVQMSLGLMAMILAVLFVSTQEELSDNARYEFDKRIVTRLCAIPGFLGLLMGSLSVGISEWLIPAMRNRLHLEMKRAIATAIPMTFALAAVAATVHWSNTADLPLKHFAAGALGTIIGGQLGAHLSQRINERLLKQSFIYLMTLIGIHLIFQAI; encoded by the coding sequence ATGATGATTGAGTTAGCGATATTAACCCTGGCGGGCCTGGCCATCGCCACTGTCGCTATGGCCATGGGCATAGGTGCCGGTATTTTGTGGACGCCCTTGCTCATTTTAGGCTATGGCTTTTCCCCGCAGGAAGCGGTTGCCACATCATTGATGATTCAGGTGGCCGGAACCGGTAGTGGCACTATCGCTTATTTGCGCGCCGGCTTAGTGGAGAAAAAACTCACCGGTATTTTTATTTTATGTGCTCTGCCCGGAGTCATCCTGGGTGGCTTTCTCAGCTTCAAGCTCTCTCAGGAAGTTGTACAAATGTCTTTGGGATTAATGGCCATGATCCTGGCCGTGCTGTTTGTCTCCACTCAGGAAGAGCTTTCCGACAATGCCCGATACGAATTCGATAAACGTATAGTCACCCGATTGTGTGCTATCCCCGGATTTCTCGGTCTGTTAATGGGTTCCTTATCTGTTGGGATCAGCGAATGGCTTATCCCGGCTATGCGCAACCGCCTGCATTTGGAAATGAAACGCGCCATTGCCACAGCGATTCCCATGACCTTTGCTCTGGCCGCGGTAGCTGCGACGGTACATTGGTCCAACACCGCCGATTTACCCTTGAAACATTTTGCCGCCGGCGCTTTGGGTACGATTATCGGTGGGCAATTGGGGGCGCATTTATCGCAGCGGATCAATGAGCGTTTATTAAAGCAGAGTTTTATTTATTTAATGACGTTGATTGGGATTCATTTGATATTTCAGGCGATATGA